A portion of the Vreelandella subglaciescola genome contains these proteins:
- a CDS encoding ABC transporter ATP-binding protein, whose translation MSATATRIPVTEARTDQTHAADKTQDAETLLEIRGLEKRFSLSGDFLDQLRFKGGKLIRHQEYVHAINGVDLNINRGEALCVVGESGCGKSTVARLVMGLLSPSAGEIHYDGTRIDNRSSRQLLPFRKRMQMIFQNPYASLNPRMTIQQTLEEPLRLHHPDWNRQQVVAQVEQVMASVGIDPDWGKRFGHEFSGGQRQRIAIARALAVDPEFIVADEPISALDVSIQAQVLNLLMDARRERNLTYLFITHDLAVVEHFGTRVAVMYLGTVCEIADTATLFAKPRHPYTQALLSAIPRLDDDGPQHIRLEGEVPTPVNLPTGCVFHGRCPYANARCKQEIPALTTQDDGVRVACHAVEEGRL comes from the coding sequence ATGAGCGCCACCGCCACCCGCATTCCCGTCACCGAAGCCCGGACCGATCAAACGCACGCGGCCGACAAGACACAGGACGCGGAAACGCTGCTGGAAATCCGCGGTCTGGAAAAGCGTTTCTCGCTGTCCGGCGACTTTCTCGATCAGCTGCGCTTCAAGGGCGGCAAGCTGATACGTCATCAGGAATACGTCCACGCCATCAACGGTGTTGACCTCAACATCAACCGCGGCGAAGCGCTGTGCGTAGTGGGCGAATCCGGCTGCGGCAAATCTACCGTGGCGCGCCTCGTCATGGGGCTTTTGTCGCCCTCGGCGGGTGAAATTCATTACGACGGCACGCGCATCGACAACCGCAGCAGCCGTCAGCTGTTGCCGTTTCGCAAGCGCATGCAGATGATCTTTCAAAACCCCTATGCGTCGCTCAACCCGCGCATGACCATCCAGCAAACGCTGGAAGAACCGCTGCGCCTGCACCATCCGGACTGGAACCGCCAGCAGGTCGTCGCGCAGGTCGAACAGGTCATGGCCTCGGTAGGCATCGACCCGGACTGGGGCAAACGCTTTGGCCACGAGTTTTCTGGCGGCCAGCGCCAGCGTATTGCCATTGCCCGAGCACTGGCGGTAGACCCCGAGTTCATCGTCGCTGACGAACCGATCTCGGCGCTGGACGTCTCGATTCAGGCGCAGGTGCTCAACCTGCTGATGGACGCCCGGCGCGAACGCAACCTGACGTACCTGTTCATCACCCACGATCTGGCCGTGGTAGAGCATTTCGGGACTCGCGTGGCGGTCATGTATCTGGGTACGGTGTGCGAAATTGCCGACACCGCGACGCTGTTTGCCAAGCCGCGCCACCCTTATACACAGGCGCTGCTCTCGGCGATCCCGCGCCTTGATGACGACGGCCCGCAGCATATCCGCCTGGAAGGCGAAGTGCCCACGCCGGTCAACCTGCCCACTGGCTGCGTGTTTCACGGCCGCTGCCCGTACGCCAACGCCCGCTGCAAGCAGGAAATACCGGCATTAACAACCCAGGATGACGGCGTTCGCGTGGCGTGTCACGCTGTTGAGGAGGGCCGACTATAA
- a CDS encoding ABC transporter ATP-binding protein: MALLEVNHLDVHFALRKGDVHALRDINFTLERGERLGIVGESGAGKSVAAFALLNLIAKPGFIAGGEVNFEGKTLNTMSERRLRKVRGNRMSMIFQDPMMTLNPVLSIGEQMIECLKAHRRISTKRARAIALDKLQQVQLPSPETRLAQYPHELSGGMRQRVIIAIALLLDPDIIIADEPTTALDVTIQAEIMALLLNLCEQHNVGLILITHDLGVVSQVTQRMLVMYAGRVIEQGPTREIINDPQHPYTQGLINALPQMATPGEQLNQIRGSMPSLSNLPGGCAFHPRCDFIKRADGQTRPACVEQVPGFVTSGNCQVACHMVAEMQEDRRLKEEGQ; encoded by the coding sequence ATGGCACTGCTGGAAGTCAATCATCTCGATGTTCATTTCGCCCTGCGCAAGGGCGATGTCCACGCCCTGCGCGATATCAACTTCACTCTGGAACGCGGCGAGCGGCTGGGGATTGTCGGCGAGTCCGGCGCGGGAAAATCCGTCGCCGCGTTCGCGCTGTTGAACCTGATCGCCAAGCCCGGTTTTATCGCCGGCGGCGAGGTCAATTTCGAGGGCAAAACGCTCAATACGATGAGCGAGCGCCGCCTGCGCAAGGTGCGCGGCAACCGTATGTCGATGATCTTCCAGGATCCGATGATGACGCTCAACCCGGTGTTGTCCATCGGCGAGCAGATGATCGAATGCCTCAAAGCCCACCGCCGCATCAGCACCAAACGCGCCCGGGCCATTGCGCTGGACAAGCTGCAACAGGTGCAGCTTCCCTCGCCGGAAACCCGGCTGGCTCAGTACCCCCACGAGCTGTCCGGCGGTATGCGCCAGCGCGTTATTATCGCCATCGCCCTGCTGCTGGACCCCGACATCATCATCGCCGACGAGCCCACCACCGCGCTTGACGTCACCATTCAGGCCGAAATCATGGCGCTGCTGCTCAATCTCTGCGAGCAGCACAACGTCGGGCTGATACTGATCACCCACGATCTGGGCGTGGTCAGCCAGGTGACCCAGCGCATGCTGGTGATGTACGCCGGCCGCGTGATCGAACAGGGCCCCACCCGGGAAATCATCAACGACCCCCAGCACCCTTACACCCAGGGGCTGATCAACGCCCTGCCGCAGATGGCCACGCCCGGCGAGCAGCTCAACCAGATTCGTGGCAGCATGCCCTCGCTGTCCAACCTGCCGGGCGGCTGCGCGTTTCACCCGCGCTGCGATTTCATCAAGCGCGCCGATGGCCAGACGCGCCCTGCCTGCGTTGAACAGGTGCCCGGTTTTGTCACCTCGGGCAACTGTCAGGTCGCCTGCCACATGGTCGCTGAAATGCAGGAAGACCGCCGTTTGAAGGAGGAAGGCCAATGA
- a CDS encoding ABC transporter permease — translation MTDSSQTSATAAAPPLPGRWERFRDSYLLYSFKRDIIAQLSLLVFIALVAIAVLAPWLSPMNPYDLAQIDILASELPPFWVDGSDPAYLLGTDAQGRDMLSTILYGARVSLIIGFGAVALQAIIGVSFGLMAGYLGGRVDAFLMRLADIQLSFSTLMVAIIVGALVKAIFGGATFSTYAVPLLVVIIGLAEWPQYARTVRASVLAERSKEYVDAARVMGLRSKRIMFRHVLPNTLSPIFVISTVQIANAIISEAALSFLGLGMPETHPSLGSLIKAGFDYIQSGSWWITLIPGAVLVILVLSINLLGDWLRDVMNPRLYKG, via the coding sequence ATGACTGATTCTTCACAGACAAGCGCCACGGCGGCAGCCCCTCCGCTGCCCGGCCGCTGGGAGCGCTTTCGCGACTCTTACCTGCTGTACAGCTTCAAGCGCGACATTATCGCCCAGCTGAGCCTGTTGGTGTTTATCGCGCTGGTGGCCATTGCCGTACTCGCGCCCTGGCTTTCGCCCATGAACCCTTACGACCTGGCGCAGATTGATATTCTCGCCTCGGAACTGCCGCCGTTCTGGGTGGATGGCAGCGACCCCGCCTACCTGCTGGGCACCGATGCCCAGGGGCGAGATATGCTCTCGACCATTCTCTATGGCGCACGCGTGTCGCTGATCATCGGCTTTGGCGCCGTGGCGCTGCAGGCCATCATCGGGGTGAGTTTCGGCCTGATGGCCGGCTATCTGGGCGGGCGCGTTGACGCTTTTCTCATGCGCCTGGCGGATATCCAGCTGTCGTTTTCCACGCTGATGGTGGCGATTATCGTCGGCGCGCTGGTCAAGGCCATTTTTGGCGGCGCAACCTTCAGCACCTACGCCGTGCCGCTGCTGGTGGTGATTATCGGCCTGGCCGAATGGCCCCAGTACGCGCGCACCGTACGCGCCTCGGTCCTCGCTGAACGCAGCAAGGAATACGTCGATGCCGCTCGCGTCATGGGGCTGCGCAGCAAGCGCATCATGTTCCGCCACGTGCTGCCCAACACGCTGTCGCCGATTTTCGTTATCTCGACGGTGCAAATCGCCAACGCCATCATTTCCGAAGCAGCGCTGTCCTTTCTGGGGCTGGGTATGCCGGAAACCCACCCCTCGCTGGGCTCGCTGATCAAGGCCGGCTTTGACTATATCCAGTCCGGCTCCTGGTGGATCACCCTGATCCCCGGCGCGGTGCTGGTGATACTGGTGCTGTCGATCAACCTGCTGGGCGATTGGCTGCGCGATGTCATGAATCCCCGGCTGTACAAGGGTTAG
- a CDS encoding ABC transporter permease, protein MIAFLIKRLFHALLVMFVISVIAFAIQDNLGDPIQQMVGQSVPESERAELREELGLNDPMLTQYLRFAGNAAQFDFGYSYVFNQPTTSVIARHLPATLELVAASTFLIIALSIPIGVYSAIKPRAWLTRFFMSVSIVGISIPVFLTAIVLIQIFAIGVSVSPFPAETGWGAWLNDVLSTEGGMPAYGRGDPVHVFGTWDTNFASLEGLTYLVLPAISLASIMLPLFIRLIRAEMLEVLQSEYVKFARAKGISMRRVYFLHALKNTMLPVITVGGVQIGTLVAYTILTETVFQWPGMGLMFLNAIERSDIPLIVTYLMIVGLIFVITNTLVDLIYGLVNPTVKLTGKPA, encoded by the coding sequence ATGATCGCTTTTTTGATCAAGCGTCTTTTTCACGCGCTGCTGGTTATGTTTGTCATCAGCGTGATCGCCTTCGCCATACAGGATAACCTCGGCGACCCGATTCAACAGATGGTGGGTCAGTCGGTGCCGGAAAGCGAGCGCGCCGAGCTGCGCGAAGAGCTGGGGCTGAATGATCCGATGCTGACCCAGTATCTGCGTTTTGCCGGCAACGCCGCGCAATTCGATTTCGGCTATTCCTACGTGTTCAACCAGCCCACCACCTCGGTCATCGCGCGCCACCTGCCGGCCACGCTCGAGCTGGTCGCGGCCTCCACCTTCCTGATTATCGCGCTGTCGATTCCCATCGGCGTATACAGCGCCATCAAGCCCCGCGCCTGGCTGACGCGCTTTTTCATGAGCGTGTCCATCGTCGGCATCTCGATACCGGTGTTCCTCACCGCCATCGTGCTGATCCAGATTTTTGCCATTGGCGTGAGCGTCTCACCCTTCCCCGCGGAAACCGGCTGGGGCGCGTGGCTGAACGATGTGCTGTCCACCGAAGGCGGCATGCCGGCCTATGGCCGCGGCGACCCGGTTCACGTATTTGGCACCTGGGACACCAACTTTGCCAGCCTTGAAGGGCTGACGTATCTGGTGCTGCCGGCGATTTCGCTGGCCTCGATCATGCTGCCGCTGTTTATCCGCCTGATCCGCGCTGAAATGCTTGAGGTATTGCAGTCCGAATACGTCAAGTTTGCCCGCGCCAAGGGCATCTCCATGCGCCGCGTGTATTTTCTGCACGCACTGAAAAACACCATGCTGCCGGTGATTACCGTAGGTGGGGTGCAAATCGGCACGCTGGTGGCCTACACCATCCTCACCGAGACGGTGTTCCAGTGGCCCGGCATGGGGCTGATGTTCCTCAACGCCATCGAGCGCTCCGACATTCCGCTGATCGTCACCTATCTGATGATCGTGGGGCTGATCTTTGTGATCACCAACACCCTGGTAGACCTGATTTACGGTCTGGTTAACCCCACCGTCAAACTGACAGGAAAACCCGCATGA
- a CDS encoding ABC transporter substrate-binding protein, giving the protein MTVTRTPTVKKTLLASAIAATLAGGALVSTAAQAENTLRMAYDADPVSLDIHEQLSGGIMQLSHLIYDPLVRWDQSLDFEPRLATEWEQVDDTTMRMTLREGVTFTSGNAFTAKDVVWTIERLKRSPDFKAIFAPIESATAVDEHTVEINTVKPYPLLLNLATYIFPMDSEFYSGDAPDGDPKDEIVKNGNSYASAHVSGTGPYTVTERQQGVRTEFKRNPDYWDESSPGNVDKLVLTPISENATRVAALLSGDVDFIAPVPPNDLERVRESDDAKLVTMSGTRIIMLHMNQKRVEAFEDPRVRKAFAYAVNQEGIADRLMKGFATPAAQMSPDGYVGHVDSLTPRYDVAKAKELMEEAGYADGFDITMMAPNNRYVNDAQIAQAVAAMLARINVDVDLKTLPKAQYWGEFDDRAADMMLIGWHADTEDSANFHEYLTACGDADTGAGQYNAGNYCNPELDKLVAAANEEIDLEKRAEMLQQVEQTLYDDAAFVPLHWQDLAWASASNADIEPVLNVMNFPYLGDLVIDAEDAE; this is encoded by the coding sequence ATGACCGTGACTCGCACACCAACCGTTAAAAAGACGCTACTCGCTTCTGCCATTGCCGCTACGCTTGCCGGCGGCGCACTGGTGTCCACCGCCGCCCAGGCCGAAAACACCTTGCGCATGGCCTACGATGCCGACCCGGTATCGCTGGATATTCACGAACAGCTTTCCGGCGGCATCATGCAGCTGTCGCACCTCATCTACGACCCGCTGGTACGCTGGGATCAGTCGCTCGATTTCGAGCCGCGCCTGGCCACCGAATGGGAGCAGGTAGACGACACCACCATGCGCATGACGCTGCGCGAAGGAGTAACGTTCACTAGCGGCAACGCGTTTACCGCTAAAGATGTGGTCTGGACCATCGAGCGCTTGAAGCGCAGCCCGGACTTCAAGGCGATTTTTGCGCCGATTGAAAGCGCCACCGCGGTAGACGAGCACACCGTCGAGATCAACACCGTCAAGCCCTACCCGCTGCTGCTGAACCTTGCCACCTACATCTTCCCGATGGACAGCGAGTTTTATTCGGGCGACGCCCCCGACGGCGACCCCAAGGATGAAATCGTCAAGAACGGCAACTCCTACGCCTCAGCCCACGTTTCCGGCACCGGCCCCTACACCGTGACCGAACGTCAGCAGGGCGTGCGTACCGAGTTCAAACGTAACCCCGACTATTGGGATGAAAGCTCCCCGGGCAACGTCGACAAGCTCGTGCTGACGCCGATCAGCGAAAACGCCACCCGCGTCGCCGCCCTGCTCTCGGGCGACGTGGACTTCATCGCCCCGGTACCGCCCAACGATCTGGAGCGCGTGCGCGAAAGCGACGATGCCAAGCTGGTCACCATGTCCGGTACGCGCATCATCATGCTGCACATGAACCAGAAGCGCGTCGAAGCCTTTGAAGACCCGCGCGTACGCAAGGCCTTCGCCTACGCGGTAAATCAGGAAGGCATCGCCGACCGTCTGATGAAAGGCTTCGCCACGCCGGCCGCGCAGATGTCGCCTGACGGTTATGTGGGCCACGTGGACTCGCTCACGCCGCGCTACGACGTCGCCAAAGCCAAAGAGCTGATGGAAGAAGCGGGCTACGCCGACGGCTTTGACATCACCATGATGGCGCCCAACAACCGCTACGTTAACGATGCCCAGATAGCCCAGGCGGTCGCGGCCATGCTCGCGCGCATCAACGTCGACGTGGATTTGAAAACGCTGCCCAAAGCCCAGTACTGGGGCGAGTTTGACGATCGCGCCGCTGATATGATGCTGATTGGCTGGCATGCCGACACCGAAGACAGCGCCAACTTCCACGAATACCTCACCGCCTGCGGCGATGCCGACACCGGCGCCGGCCAGTACAACGCCGGCAACTACTGCAACCCCGAGCTCGACAAGCTGGTGGCCGCAGCCAACGAGGAAATCGATCTGGAGAAACGCGCCGAGATGCTCCAGCAGGTTGAGCAAACGCTTTATGACGACGCCGCCTTCGTGCCGCTGCACTGGCAGGATCTGGCGTGGGCATCGGCCAGCAACGCCGACATCGAACCCGTGCTTAACGTGATGAACTTCCCCTACCTGGGCGATCTGGTGATCGACGCCGAAGACGCTGAATAA
- a CDS encoding glutaredoxin family protein, protein MRILIRYFFRGLRLVLTPVMIISEKLSTPQAVERSEAKQAETDKACEALALYQFRTCPFCIKVRKEIARLGLTIELRDTQRDPDHKQALLEGGGRAKVPCLKIENDDKSVEWLYESDDINAYLHRRFGTAA, encoded by the coding sequence ATGCGCATCCTCATTCGTTACTTTTTCCGCGGCCTACGCCTCGTGCTCACGCCGGTGATGATCATTTCCGAAAAGCTCTCCACACCCCAGGCGGTAGAGCGCTCCGAGGCCAAACAGGCTGAGACCGACAAGGCCTGCGAAGCGCTTGCGCTGTACCAGTTTCGCACCTGCCCGTTCTGCATCAAGGTACGTAAGGAAATCGCGCGGCTGGGCCTGACCATCGAGCTGCGCGACACCCAGCGCGATCCCGATCACAAACAAGCCCTGCTGGAAGGCGGCGGCCGGGCAAAGGTGCCGTGCCTGAAAATTGAAAACGACGACAAAAGCGTCGAGTGGCTGTACGAATCCGACGATATCAACGCCTATTTACACCGCCGCTTTGGCACTGCTGCCTGA
- the mpl gene encoding UDP-N-acetylmuramate:L-alanyl-gamma-D-glutamyl-meso-diaminopimelate ligase has product MHLHIIGICGTFMGSLALLARELGYRVSGSDANVYPPMSTQLAEAGIALQDGFGAANLRDASGATPDLVVVGNALSRGNPEVEALLNSGLPYTSGAQWLCEHVLAGRKVIAIAGTHGKTTTASLLAWLLESAGQAPGFLIGGVPRNFGISARLGEPDAPFVVEADEYDTAFFDKRSKFVHYRPQIAVLNNLEFDHADIFPDLAAIERQFHHLVRTVPGNGQLLVADDQPALERVLAQGAWTPVARLGKAPAAGVDNAPGSEWQFRLEHADASRFQVIHLAAQEGETEDAVVEWSLTGEYNARNALAALAAAHACGVDLSRSCAALARFESPRRRQEVRGEIGGIQVIDDFAHHPTAIAATLGGLRAATPTGRLLAVIEPRSNTMRQGALKARLNDSVADADHAFWYQPPALDWSLDALIAPQGERASLYHDLDALVAAVVNKASPRDRIVVMSNGGFGGIHERLLAALETAHQE; this is encoded by the coding sequence ATGCATCTGCATATTATCGGGATTTGCGGCACTTTTATGGGCAGCCTGGCGCTGCTGGCGCGCGAGCTTGGCTACCGGGTCAGCGGCTCGGACGCCAACGTTTACCCGCCGATGAGCACCCAGCTGGCGGAGGCCGGCATTGCCCTGCAGGACGGCTTTGGCGCCGCCAACCTGCGCGACGCCTCGGGCGCAACGCCGGATCTGGTGGTGGTGGGCAACGCGCTGTCGCGCGGCAATCCTGAAGTCGAGGCGCTGTTGAACAGCGGCTTGCCGTACACTTCCGGCGCCCAGTGGCTCTGCGAGCACGTGCTGGCGGGGCGCAAGGTGATCGCCATCGCCGGCACCCACGGCAAGACCACCACGGCGAGCCTGTTGGCGTGGCTGCTGGAAAGCGCCGGCCAGGCGCCGGGCTTTCTGATTGGCGGGGTGCCGCGCAATTTCGGCATCTCAGCGCGGCTGGGCGAGCCGGACGCCCCCTTTGTGGTGGAAGCCGACGAATACGACACGGCGTTTTTCGACAAGCGCTCCAAGTTTGTTCATTACCGTCCGCAAATCGCCGTGCTCAACAATCTGGAGTTCGATCACGCCGACATCTTCCCCGACCTGGCCGCCATTGAGCGCCAGTTTCATCATCTGGTGCGCACCGTGCCGGGCAACGGCCAGCTGCTGGTGGCTGATGATCAGCCGGCGCTTGAGCGCGTGCTGGCGCAGGGTGCATGGACGCCGGTGGCGCGGTTGGGCAAGGCGCCTGCGGCGGGGGTGGATAATGCCCCCGGCAGCGAGTGGCAGTTTCGTTTGGAGCACGCCGATGCCAGCCGCTTTCAGGTGATTCACCTGGCCGCGCAGGAAGGTGAGACGGAAGACGCGGTGGTGGAGTGGTCGCTGACCGGCGAGTACAACGCGCGCAACGCGCTGGCGGCCCTGGCCGCGGCGCATGCCTGCGGGGTGGATCTCTCGCGCAGCTGTGCGGCACTGGCCCGTTTTGAAAGCCCGCGGCGGCGTCAGGAAGTGCGCGGCGAGATCGGCGGCATTCAGGTGATCGACGATTTTGCTCATCATCCCACGGCGATTGCCGCGACTCTTGGCGGGCTGCGGGCGGCCACGCCGACCGGCCGGCTGCTGGCGGTGATTGAGCCGCGCTCCAACACCATGCGTCAGGGGGCGCTCAAGGCGCGGCTGAACGACAGCGTAGCCGATGCCGACCACGCCTTCTGGTATCAGCCGCCGGCGCTGGACTGGTCGCTGGATGCACTGATTGCCCCACAGGGCGAGCGCGCCAGCCTGTATCACGACCTCGACGCGCTGGTCGCCGCCGTGGTCAATAAAGCGTCACCCAGAGACCGTATCGTGGTGATGTCCAACGGCGGCTTTGGCGGTATTCACGAGCGCCTGCTGGCAGCGCTTGAAACGGCGCATCAGGAGTAA
- a CDS encoding flavin prenyltransferase UbiX, with amino-acid sequence MTTFKPPVTVALTGASGVQYALRLIDVLVNAGHEVWVMVSKAAHMVIATETDTTLPAAPARLEKALMARSGAASGQIRCFGREDWMAPVASGSGAPSAMVICPCSTGTLSAVATGASNNLIERAADVAIKERRTLVMVPRESPFSPIHLEHMLTLSRLGVVILPAAPGFYHRPASIDDLIDFIVARILNQLGIEHALMPRWGEGGE; translated from the coding sequence ATGACAACGTTCAAACCGCCGGTGACCGTGGCGCTGACCGGTGCGTCCGGCGTGCAGTACGCGCTGCGCCTGATTGACGTGCTGGTCAACGCCGGCCACGAGGTCTGGGTGATGGTTTCCAAGGCGGCGCACATGGTGATTGCCACCGAAACGGACACCACCTTGCCGGCAGCGCCGGCACGGCTGGAAAAGGCACTAATGGCGCGTAGCGGGGCGGCCAGCGGCCAGATCCGCTGCTTTGGCCGCGAAGACTGGATGGCGCCGGTGGCCTCGGGCTCCGGCGCGCCGTCGGCGATGGTGATCTGCCCGTGCTCCACCGGCACGCTGTCGGCGGTGGCTACCGGCGCCAGCAACAACCTGATCGAGCGCGCGGCGGATGTGGCCATCAAGGAGCGCCGCACGCTGGTCATGGTGCCACGGGAAAGCCCGTTTTCACCCATTCATCTTGAGCACATGCTTACGCTCAGCCGCCTGGGTGTGGTGATACTGCCGGCGGCGCCGGGGTTTTATCATCGTCCCGCGTCGATCGACGATCTGATCGACTTTATCGTTGCGCGCATCCTCAATCAGCTGGGCATTGAGCACGCACTGATGCCGCGTTGGGGTGAGGGCGGCGAGTAG
- a CDS encoding LysE family translocator: MLSVATLSVFAPMFLLVSLTPGMCMTLAMVLGMTQGVKRTLWMMIGELLGVGLVAVAAGAGVAALMLKSPEVFMLFKWVGGAYLVYLGVMMWRSRGRMAIPGGVDRGAPASRGQLFVQGFMTAIANPKGWAFFMVLLPPFLDDARALAPQLASLVAVILVIEFTSLMIYTTGGKTLRRLLSRGAGVRLMNRISGTLMVGVGLWLALG; encoded by the coding sequence ATGCTGTCTGTTGCGACGCTTTCGGTGTTTGCGCCCATGTTTCTGCTGGTCTCGCTGACGCCGGGCATGTGTATGACGCTGGCCATGGTGCTGGGCATGACCCAGGGCGTGAAACGCACGCTGTGGATGATGATCGGCGAGCTGCTGGGCGTCGGGCTGGTGGCGGTGGCGGCAGGGGCCGGTGTGGCCGCGCTGATGCTGAAAAGTCCCGAAGTCTTTATGTTGTTCAAATGGGTGGGCGGGGCGTATCTGGTGTATCTGGGCGTGATGATGTGGCGTTCGCGCGGGCGCATGGCGATTCCCGGGGGAGTTGATCGGGGCGCGCCGGCCTCGCGGGGGCAGCTTTTTGTGCAGGGGTTCATGACGGCGATTGCCAATCCCAAGGGCTGGGCGTTTTTCATGGTGCTGCTGCCGCCGTTTCTGGACGATGCCCGGGCGCTGGCGCCCCAGTTGGCAAGCCTGGTGGCGGTTATTCTGGTTATCGAGTTTACCAGCCTGATGATCTATACCACCGGCGGCAAGACGCTGCGCCGGCTGCTTTCCAGAGGAGCCGGCGTGCGGCTGATGAACCGTATTTCCGGCACGCTGATGGTGGGCGTGGGGCTGTGGCTGGCGCTGGGGTAG
- a CDS encoding diguanylate cyclase: MNEHQFSHRLMTLVYIAAPLLMAGYAAWRYATGDYVTLFTPLFLVLVLLAALLLHLFRSPSVYLPRMILLVATYVTMLAAIWQPPEISLVWLGLPLAATFLLLPLWSALTINVLLAPIWWFTPLHSAPPSWVVGFFATALLLALPRWEQARRQALLRATDSHDSECSAYHIDALHERLQSEYQRAAVLNRHLAVLVIHLPQLDMAGEQFGHRAQLALLDALCQEVSHQCRDYDVLGRATSTTFWLVLPTTSESGALLVRERLTRALSRRVLVETGQIEVRIAVSLPRHREDINPFIQRLEARAEALAAPLEAA, translated from the coding sequence TTGAACGAACATCAGTTTTCGCACCGCTTGATGACGCTCGTCTACATCGCCGCGCCGCTGCTGATGGCCGGCTATGCCGCCTGGCGCTACGCCACGGGGGACTACGTTACCCTGTTTACTCCGCTATTCCTGGTGCTGGTACTGCTCGCCGCGTTATTGCTGCACCTCTTCCGCTCGCCTTCAGTGTATCTGCCGCGCATGATTCTGCTGGTGGCCACCTATGTGACGATGCTGGCCGCCATCTGGCAACCGCCGGAGATATCGCTGGTGTGGCTTGGCCTGCCACTGGCAGCGACCTTTTTACTGCTGCCACTATGGAGCGCGCTCACCATTAACGTCCTGCTCGCGCCCATCTGGTGGTTCACACCGCTGCACAGCGCGCCGCCCAGCTGGGTGGTCGGTTTTTTTGCCACCGCGCTACTGCTTGCACTGCCACGCTGGGAACAGGCACGCCGCCAGGCACTGCTGCGCGCCACTGACTCCCACGACAGTGAATGCAGCGCCTATCATATCGACGCCCTGCACGAGCGCCTGCAAAGCGAATACCAGCGCGCCGCCGTGCTCAACCGGCACCTCGCGGTGCTGGTCATTCACCTGCCGCAGCTGGATATGGCCGGTGAACAGTTTGGCCATCGCGCGCAGCTCGCGCTGCTGGACGCCCTGTGTCAGGAAGTCAGCCACCAGTGCCGCGATTACGATGTGCTGGGGCGCGCAACGAGCACCACGTTCTGGCTGGTACTGCCCACCACCAGCGAAAGCGGTGCGCTGCTGGTGCGCGAGCGCCTGACACGGGCGCTCTCCCGTCGTGTGCTGGTCGAAACCGGCCAGATAGAAGTGCGTATTGCGGTTTCCCTGCCGCGTCATCGCGAAGACATCAACCCGTTTATTCAGCGCCTTGAAGCACGTGCCGAGGCGCTGGCGGCGCCGCTTGAAGCAGCCTGA